The genomic interval CTCTTCCGACAGCACGATGATCCGCAAGCTGTTCGAGGCCGGCGCCGACGTGTTCCGGATCAACATGAGCCACACCCCGCACGACAAGATGCGGGAGCTGGTGAAGACCATCCGTAACGTCGAGAGCAGCTATGGCCGCCCGATCGGCATCCTGGTCGATCTGCAGGGGCCGAAGCTGCGCCTCGGCTCGTTCGCCAACGGGCCGATCCAGCTCAACAACGGCTCGAACTTCGTCCTCGACTCGATCAAGGAGCCGGGCGACGAAACGCGGGTGTATCTGCCGCATCCGGAGATCCTGGCGGCCCTCAAGGTCGGTGACGCACTGCTGCTCGACGACGGCAAGGTGCGCTTGATCTGCGAAGAGACGGTTGGCGATCGCGCGGTGACCCGCGTGGTGATCGGCGGCAAGATGAGCGACCGCAAGGGCGTCAGCCTGCCCGACACCGATCTGCCGATGTCGGCGATGACCAACAAGGACCGCGCCGACCTCGAGGCGGCGTGCGAGACAGGCATCGACTGGGTGGCGCTGAGCTTCGTGCAGCGCGCCGAAGACGTCGTCGAAGCCAAGCGGATGATCCGCGGCCGCGCCGCCGTGATGGCCAAGATCGAGAAGCCGCAGGCGATCGACCGGCTGCAGGACATTCTCGACGTCTCCGACGCGCTGATGGTGGCGCGCGGCGACCTCGGCGTCGAGATGCCGCTCGAGCGGGTGCCGAGCCTGCAAAAGCAAATGACCCGCATGGCACGGCGCGCCGGCAAGCCGGTGGTGGTCGCGACCCAGATGCTGGAATCGATGATCTCCAGCCCGGTGCCGACCCGAGCGGAAGTCTCCGACGTCGCCACCGCGGTGTATGAAGGCGCCGACGCGATCATGCTGTCGGCCGAATCCGCCGCCGGCAAATATCCGGTCGAAGCGGTGTCGACG from Rhodopseudomonas palustris carries:
- the pyk gene encoding pyruvate kinase, which translates into the protein MRRLRRIKILATLGPASSDSTMIRKLFEAGADVFRINMSHTPHDKMRELVKTIRNVESSYGRPIGILVDLQGPKLRLGSFANGPIQLNNGSNFVLDSIKEPGDETRVYLPHPEILAALKVGDALLLDDGKVRLICEETVGDRAVTRVVIGGKMSDRKGVSLPDTDLPMSAMTNKDRADLEAACETGIDWVALSFVQRAEDVVEAKRMIRGRAAVMAKIEKPQAIDRLQDILDVSDALMVARGDLGVEMPLERVPSLQKQMTRMARRAGKPVVVATQMLESMISSPVPTRAEVSDVATAVYEGADAIMLSAESAAGKYPVEAVSTMNRIGEEVERDVTYRTVVTAQRPDPEATAGDAIAGAARQIAETLDLSAIICWTSSGSTALRVARERPKVPVVAITPSISTGRKLSAVWGVHCVVAEDAKDQDDMVERAGRIAFRDGFAKSGQRVIIVAGVPLGTPGATNMVRIAYVGPSDAEM